From a region of the Candida albicans SC5314 chromosome 1, complete sequence genome:
- a CDS encoding uncharacterized protein (Ortholog(s) have endoplasmic reticulum localization), translating into MKPVVSTFQAYCCFITSSFAIVILSVIGYLFQTNSESFMGSINDPEDGKAVAKTVFSAVFVYLAFFAFCGLQILLIQRQSSIQL; encoded by the coding sequence ATGAAACCAGTTGTATCGACATTTCAAgcttattgttgttttattaCTTCATCATTCGCCATAGTTATATTATCAGTCATTGGTTATCTTTTCCAGACCAATAGTGAGTCATTTATGGGTTCAATAAATGATCCTGAAGATGGTAAAGCCGTGGCTAAAACTGTTTTCAGTGCTGTTTTTGTATATTTGGCTTTCTTTGCCTTTTGTGGATTacaaattttattgattcaacGACAAAGCAGTATACAATTATAA
- a CDS encoding uncharacterized protein (Ortholog of C. dubliniensis CD36 : Cd36_11210, C. parapsilosis CDC317 : CPAR2_805180, Candida tenuis NRRL Y-1498 : CANTEDRAFT_116279 and Debaryomyces hansenii CBS767 : DEHA2B10714g) → MFVSIKYDPERFKSLHSSANTPHTGRTTRRSSMPDYTNTTIALSTKYNTNTSTSNSQSSSFTSSPTKIVKFKYNSRRFVNSPASTNSGILNNTPEFKPDINNKSVSTSPTTGIKSLNNADKNMRGKYDMKERTPTAESQTFDINSSPIKDSRTATTKTRTPSVVSTPSQTPARTPTPTSTSVTTPNHLISIIPVSKELSRMTNEMKQMIDSMKKYNEGYVVPTTSSTPVSTNTEKLFNRKHINGDQGGSKNNNSTGGSVSVNSIKHNLEIENRWYKNMYVVSDRLNFMKEVYKAVNKLKEKKIAAEAAAATTSTTTADDTTSTTVPAATTAETATTTSITTPTSNNDNINNTDHDKELKVKEKIKLMMMMGSSSPVKNEREEYTDNGSSPVKSSALENNDSFGKNYNDEDGDDDEEDNEDEDEDDGDDSEERMGFDSNSRRRKRRHRSNGESSNGDIVDIKGV, encoded by the coding sequence ATGtttgtttcaattaaatatgaTCCTGAAAGATTTAAATCCCTACATTCATCAGCTAATACACCTCATACCGGTAGAACAACTAGACGATCGTCTATGCCAGATTATACCAATACTACCATAGCCCTATCGACTAAATATAACACTAATACTAGTACTTCTAATTCCCAATCATCATCGTTCACACTGTCACCTACAAAAATCgtcaaatttaaatataatagTCGAAGGTTTGTAAATTCTCCTGCATCCACTAATTCTGgaatattgaataataCCCCAGAATTTAAACCAGatataaacaataaatcaGTGTCTACTTCACCAACTACAggaatcaaatcattaaataatgCAGATAAAAATATGCGTGGCAAATATGATATGAAAGAACGGACACCAACAGCAGAATCACAAACATTTGATATCAATTCAAGTCCAATTAAAGACTCAAGAACTGCCACAACTAAAACTAGAACTCCATCAGTGGTTTCTACGCCTTCACAAACTCCAGCTCGTACACCTACCCCGACATCAACTTCAGTCACTACCCCTAATCACCTAATTTCAATCATACCAGTATCAAAAGAACTATCTCGAATGACAAACGaaatgaaacaaatgaTAGATTCAATGAAGAAGTACAATGAAGGTTATGTTGTTCCCACTACTTCTTCAACCCCTGTTAGTACTAATACAGAAAAACTTTTTAATAGGAAACATATCAATGGTGATCAAGGAGGATcgaaaaataataatagtacCGGTGGTAGTGTCAGTGTTAACTCGATTAAGCACAATTTGGAGATTGAAAATCGATGGTATAAAAATATGTACGTTGTGAGTGATAGATTGAATTTTATGAAAGAAGTTTACAAGGCagtaaataaattaaaagagaagaaaatcGCTGCAGAAGCTGCAGCTGCCACTACTAGTACTACCACTGCTGATGACACTACATCTACTACTGTTCCTGCTGCTACTACGGCAGAAACGGCAACTACTACCAGTATTACCACTCCCACTAGTAACAATGATAATATAAACAACACTGATCAtgataaagaattgaaagtaAAGGAGAAAATTAagttaatgatgatgatgggaAGTAGTAGTCCAGTGAAGAATGAAAGAGAGGAATATACTGACAATGGACTGAGTCCTGTAAAGCTGTCAGCATTGgaaaataatgatagtTTTGGGAAAAACTATAATGATGAGGATGGGGATGACGATGAGGAAGacaatgaagatgaagatgaagatgatgggGATGATAGTGAAGAAAGAATGGGATTTGATAGTAATAGTCGTCGTCGTAAACGTCGGCATCGTTCTAATGGTGAGAGCAGCAATGGTGACATTGTTGATATCAAGGGTGTATAA
- the MED10 gene encoding mediator complex subunit (RNA polymerase II mediator complex subunit; possibly an essential gene, disruptants not obtained by UAU1 method) — protein MTTGALPSTPANEPLIKSADNVANLIESFIELGVLVHDNQGTPQSNQALMNKLNQLISQLSQTSTTANDPNDANTNLKQFLIPIDVISYIEDGRNPDIYTREFIEVNAKSNARLKGKMLGFKKLRDVFGDKLKQEFPQLEKGVDDIINRTNDNSSHTASVITDTANNNNS, from the coding sequence ATGACTACAGGAGCTTTACCATCTACACCAGCAAATGAACCCTTGATCAAATCTGCAGATAATGTTGctaatttgattgaatcaTTTATAGAATTAGGAGTATTAGTCCATGATAATCAAGGAACTCCACAATCCAATCAAGCGttaatgaataaattaaatcaattgattctgCAATTATCTCAAACATCAACCACAGCCAATGATCCTAATGATGCTAATACAAATTTAAAGCAATTTCTTATACCCATTGATGTGATTTCATATATTGAAGATGGAAGAAACCCCGATATATATACTAGGGAATTTATTGAAGTTAATGCTAAAAGTAATGCTCGATTAAAAGGGAAAATGTTGGGGTTTAAAAAACTACGTGATGTTTTTGGTGATAAGTTGAAACAAGAGTTTCctcaattggaaaaagGTGTTGACGATATAATTAACCGAACCAATGATAATAGTAGTCACACCGCTAGTGTGATCACAGACACtgctaataataacaatagttAA
- a CDS encoding uncharacterized protein (Putative cell wall adhesin-like protein; repressed in core caspofungin response and by alpha pheromone in SpiderM medium; transcript reduced in ace2 mutant; flow model, rat catheter and Spider biofilm repressed): protein MLSSKIYSLVLLSLFGLARSADDVTTTITTTPYVTATTTVGLQEDIYATEYIYTDDNGKLTTTTVLASTVTNPAVLQGTTPTTKPSADPSSSDDNSNKPSSSTTATSDNSESSPTGFFTEIKVEVPEGVYSTSTKYTHTVLDDGQTAALELVVLYTAFCEV, encoded by the coding sequence ATGCTTAGTTCTAAAATTTATTCCCTCgttttattatcattatttggATTAGCCAGATCAGCCGATGATgtaactactactattaccaCTACACCTTATGTCACTGCTACCACTACCGTTGGATTACAAGAAGATATTTATGCCActgaatatatttatacCGATGACAATGGTAAATTAACAACTACCACTGTTCTTGCCAGTACTGTCACCAATCCGGCCGTGTTACAAGGAACTACACCTACTACTAAGCCATCAGCTGATCCCTCAAGTAGTGATGATAACAGCAACAAaccatcttcttcaacaacagcaacaagTGATAATAGTGAATCCTCACCAACTGGTTTCTTTACAGAAATTAAAGTTGAAGTTCCAGAAGGTGTTTATTCCACTTCAACCAAATATACCCATACAGTATTGGATGATGGTCAAACTGCTGCTCTTGAATTAGTGGTGTTATATACAGCCTTTTGCGAAGTgtaa
- a CDS encoding uncharacterized protein (Planktonic growth-induced gene), which yields MRVALLVLLELVVFCSSVQITPIHVVNYSYQSSIRDIVKSNARNVNVFDDNNDKLYNLLQSIKQETIQYFTIVDKFNSENNNRELFICRYFLNQEHFLKSVYLHQLMTTTSFGVANNDINNDHPTTISKEKLSNLDADLNKVITTTANTNSDTHSINKISNTIIRFNETNSTFFIITDPNGDFISDSIELIEVDFGDYNYLSSNYNESKLINTNSTNDNTINNKFNPNNNETDGTFSKTINYGFNFGNKNAIPLSGCLKMKNTTSFSITILKSKGKSGQILSTPLNFFIGGNFLLLLGINIDLGLNGINLSRYRSHTITCRGGTASVAAAGIDFGDKLINKPDRIEGEIIQILQPFNKNIISLPKSKYRLIKIEKNLIHQQNLATNFKKLHKHISFKKNKSTAKSFVKYEFNYVTPWKKLFTNGFKKDLGIILYLDDDGANNNIPYCESRPEYLQCNVF from the coding sequence ATGAGAGTGGCGttattggtgttgttggAGCTTGTTGTTTTCTGTTCAAGTGTCCAAATAACACCAATTCATGTCGTTAATTATAGCTATCAATCAAGTATAAGGGACATTGTAAAAAGTAATGCTAGGAATGTCAATGTCTTCGATGATAACAACGATAAATTATATAACTTACTACAAAGTATAAAGCAAgaaacaattcaatattttacaattgttgataagTTCAATAGCGAGAATAATAATCGAGAATTATTCATTTGTCGgtattttttgaatcaagaacattttttgaaatcagtTTATTTACATCAATTAATGACAACTACAAGTTTTGGTGTTGCAAACAATGATATCAATAATGATCATCCTACAACAATTAGTAAGGAAAAACTTTCCAACCTTGATGCAGATCTCAACAAAGTGATTACAACCACTGCAAACACAAATTCAGATACACATAGTATCAATAAGATTTCGAATACCATTATTCGTTTCAATGAAACTAATTCTACATTTTTCATAATTACAGATCCCAATGGTGATTTTATATCCGACTccattgaattgattgaagttgattttgGTGATTATAACTATTTATCATCTAATTATAATGAGtccaaattgataaatacCAATTCTACTAACGATAATACtatcaataacaaatttAATCCCAATAACAATGAAACCGATGGCACTTTTAGCAAAACTATCAACTATGGTTTTAATTTCGGTAACAAGAATGCAATTCCGTTGAGTGGttgtttaaaaatgaaaaatactACTTCTTTTTCGATAACCATACTAAAATCAAAAGGTAAATCAGGacaaatattatcaacaccattgaattttttcattggtggtaatttcttgttgttattaGGAATAAACATTGATTTAGGGTTGAATGGAATTAATTTGAGCAGATATCGAAGTCATACCATTACTTGTCGTGGTGGTACTGCTtctgttgctgctgctggaATTGACTTTGGTGATAAACTCATAAACAAACCTGATAGAATAGAAGGTGAAATAATACAAATCTTACAACCATTCAATAAGAATATTATATCattaccaaaatcaaaatatcgcttaattaaaattgaaaaaaaccttattcatcaacaaaatcttGCCACTAATTTCAAGAAACTTCATAAACATATATCATTTAAAAAGAACAAGTCAACGGCCAAAAGTTTTGTTAAGTATGAATTCAATTATGTAACTCCTTGGAAGAAATTGTTCACCAATGGatttaaaaaagatttaGGAATAATTTTGTACCTTGATGACGATGGTGCTAACAATAATATTCCTTATTGTGAATCAAGACCTGAATATTTACAATGTAATGtgttttaa
- the KIP4 gene encoding Kip4p (S. cerevisiae Smy1 ortholog; Tn mutation affects filamentous growth; filament induced; has Mob2-dependent hyphal regulation; regulated by Nrg1, Tup1; oralpharyngeal candidasis induced; Spider biofilm induced; flow model biofilm repressed) — MSSVHSKSFDGDLTSHRSVEYYDDSMNSSGSPFNFLAPSQVRGSTFIMDSNISTINNIKVICRFRPENEKELQKGKSIVEFPNTQTVTLYGKDYTTHYSFDRVFSPEASQLDIYQFSIAETVDDLINGYNGTVLAYGQTGSGKSYTMLGGPQLSDPNSKGIIPRISHEIFERISANEAVSSEVEYSVCVSFMEIHMEQIRDLIDVVNNEFDHKFTIHEDKSNGIYVKGLATRSVTNELELLNILSEGLKYRSISSTQMNEESSRSHTIFQVKLTQKHMETEVIKRSNLFLVDLAGSEKVDKTGAQGQTLEEAKKINSSLSALGNVINALTDGKSTHIPYRDSKLTRILQESIGGNSRTSLIINCSPSSFNELETLSTLRFGTRAKSIKNSAHVNTELSTASLKNRITQLEKMNQSNQSYIKQLEDELSSYRSEPHSSPSMFSMMRNSTATTTSIATSLATKPSNFQSRLPIPSTASIISSPPPSLARNSHMSDELDRRDKKIEELENVILNLKMQNLKTSHQEESKLFSLENSLQNITNKLNEVELVNINLRKHLLISEKIIESRDNKINKLKLSLKEQQLLISRETLGFRNRLGEIQMKLEDLNKYKEEEMSIKRETLLLQRQQSIGGVSSAGTGTGFGGGLDIMQRSGTTSTDDIQSISAFKPDPELIDNMYDDDRREVEEGNQPHHQYQQQQQQHQQQQEEHFDGGSHNHDGDDEQEEEGGEDHSNTLINRSSDSQISKNGSLRLANDIDKESLQEGFSIYSSKKLDDEYEGKPPQQPQQRLAASASFGNYKNGHNGILNFQQEYLSINEFLKESRRRSLMMANPATNFTPSTIPSPAQQPRVLSDVDSSDTSGMFGSGDAAGSMTPSSKSQKHRRNHSSSGGLNLKIVKPLKSAASLGIF; from the coding sequence ATGTCTAGTGTAcattcaaaatcatttgatGGGGATCTTACTTCACATAGAAGTGTCGAATATTATGATGATTCCATGAATAGTTCTGGGCTGccattcaatttcttggcTCCATCACAAGTCAGAGGATCTACATTTATAATGGATTCTAATATCTCCactatcaacaacatcaaagTTATTTGTCGATTTCGAcctgaaaatgaaaaggaACTACAAAAGGGTAAACTGATTGTTGAATTTCCAAACACTCAAACTGTGACATTATATGGAAAGGATTACACAACCCATTATTCTTTTGACAGAGTATTTTCCCCTGAAGCAAGTCAATTAGATATCTACCAATTCTCCATTGCCGAAACAGTCgatgatttaataaatggTTACAATGGTACTGTCTTGGCCTATGGTCAGACTGGTTCAGGTAAATCGTATACCATGTTGGGTGGACCACAATTACTGGATCCTAATTCCAAAGGTATTATACCTAGAATATCCCATGAAATATTTGAGAGAATTTCGGCAAATGAAGCCGTGTCGTCAGAGGTGGAATATTCTGTGTGTGTTTCGTTTATGGAAATTCATATGGAACAAATTCGAGATTTAATCGATGTTGTCAACAATGAATTTGATCATAAATTCACTATACATGAAGACAAACTGAATGGTATATATGTGAAGGGGCTAGCTACAAGACTGGTTACTAATGAATTGGAGCTATTAAATATTCTTTCTGAAGGGTTAAAGTACCGTTCCATATCATCTACTCAAATGAATGAAGAAAGTTCGCGGTCACACACAATTTTCCAAGTTAAATTAACTCAAAAGCATATGGAGACTGAAGTGATTAAACGATCAAACTTGTTTCTTGTTGATCTTGCCGGTAGTGAAAAAGTTGACAAAACTGGTGCTCAGGGGCAAACTTTAGAAGAagcaaagaaaattaattcttcattatcagCATTGGGTAATGTGATCAATGCCTTAACTGATGGCAAATCAACTCATATCCCCTATAGAGATTCCAAATTGACACGTATTCTACAGGAATCCATTGGTGGTAATTCAAGAACCTCGTtaatcatcaattgttcaCCATCTTCGTTCAATGAGTTGGAAACGTTGTCGACACTTCGATTTGGTACCAGAGCTAAATCAATTAAGAATAGTGCTCATGTAAACACTGAATTGAGTACAGCATCTTTGAAGAATCGAATTACTCAATTAGAGAAGATGAATCAAAGTAATCAATCTTATATCAAGCAATTGGAAGATGAATTATCATCGTACCGTTCAGAACCTCATTCATCACCACTGATGTTCTCCATGATGAGAAATAGTACTGCTACCACAACTAGTATTGCCACGTCTTTGGCCACTAAACCCAGCAACTTCCAATCTCGGTTACCAATACCATCTACCGCGTCAATTATATCGTCACCACCGCCTAGTCTTGCGAGAAATAGTCACATGAGCGATGAATTAGATCGTCGTGAtaagaaaattgaagaattagaaaatgtgatattgaatttgaagatgcaaaatttgaaaacatcacatcaagaagaaagtaaattgttttcattgGAAAATTCTTTACAGAATATTactaataaattgaatgaagtTGAATTGGTTAACATTAATTTGAGAAAGCATTTGTTGATCagtgaaaaaattattgagaGTAGAGacaataaaatcaataaattgaaattatcattaaaggaacaacaattattgatttcacGTGAGACGCTAGGGTTCAGAAATAGATTAGgagaaattcaaatgaaattagaagatttgaataaatataaagaagAGGAAATGAGTATTAAACGAGaaactttattattacaacGCCAACAAAGTATTGGTGGAGTCAGCAGTGCTGGCACTGGTACTGGGTTTGGAGGTGGACTTGATATTATGCAAAGATCTGGTACAACTTCTACAGATGACATTCAAAGTATCTCAGCATTTAAACCTGATCCAGAGTTAATTGACAACATgtatgatgatgatagaAGAGAAGTAGAAGAAGGTAACCAACCTCATCaccaatatcaacaacaacaacagcagcatcaacaacagcaagaAGAACACTTTGATGGCGGTAGTCATAACcatgatggtgatgatgaacaagaagaagaaggtgGAGAAGATCATTCTAATACTTTGATCAATAGAAGTTCTGATAGTCAAATCTCCAAAAATGGATCTTTGAGATTGGCTAATGATATAGATAAAGAATCACTTCAAGAAGGCTTCTCAATTTATTCCTCCAAAAAATTAGATGACGAATACGAAGGTaaaccaccacaacaaccacaacaaagATTGGCTGCTAGTGCTAGTTTTGGCAATTACAAAAATGGACATAATGGGATCTTGAATTTTCAACAAGAATATCTTTCcatcaatgaatttttaaaagaaagTAGAAGAAGATCATTAATGATGGCTAATCCAGCTACAAATTTCACCCCATCCACTATTCCATCACCAGCACAACAACCTCGTGTATTGTCAGACGTCGATAGTTCAGATACTTCAGGGATGTTTGGTAGTGGTGATGCTGCTGGTTCCATGAcaccatcatcaaaatcacAGAAACATAGACGTAATCATAGTTCCAGTGGTGggttaaatttgaaaattgtgAAACCATTGAAATCAGCTGCTTCATTGGGGATTTTCTAA
- the SER33 gene encoding phosphoglycerate dehydrogenase (Predicted enzyme of amino acid biosynthesis; Gcn4p-regulated; upregulated in biofilm; protein present in exponential and stationary growth phase yeast cultures; S. cerevisiae ortholog is Gcn4p regulated), which produces MSSPQQIVNSFQQALNLSGSPNAVSTSPTQSFLSQYVPSKPAKALKPFKTGDIKILLLENVNQTAINIFKNQGYQVEFYKSSLPEDELLEKIKDVHAIGIRSKTKLTEKILKAAKNLVVIGCFCIGTNQVDLEFAAKSGIAVFNSPFSNSRSVAELVIAEIITLARQLGDRSIELHTGTWNKVSAKCWEIRGKTLGIVGYGHIGSQLSVLAEAMGMNVIYYDVMTIMSLGNSKQVESLDELLKKADFVTLHVPATPETKNLLSAPQFAAMKDGAYVINASRGTVVDIPALVQAMKAGKIAGAALDVYPHEPAKNGEGLFSDSLNEWASELCSLRNVILTPHIGGSTEEAQSAIGIEVGNSLTKYINEGASQGAVNFPEVSLRPLDLDQQNVVRVLYIHQNVPGVLKTVNNILSNHNIEKQFSDSQGDIAYLMADISDVDISDIQSLYEQLEQTPYKIATRLLY; this is translated from the coding sequence ATGTCATCTCCTCAACAAATTGTCAACTCATTCCAACAAGCCTTGAATTTATCAGGATCTCCAAATGCTGTTTCTACATCACCAACTCAATCATTCTTGAGTCAATATGTTCCAAGCAAGCCAGCTAAAGCTTTGAAACCTTTCAAAACTGGtgatatcaaaattttattattggaaaATGTTAACCAAACTGCcataaatattttcaaaaaccaAGGTTACCAAGttgaattttataaatcatcattacccgaagatgaattattagaGAAAATCAAAGATGTTCATGCCATTGGTATTAGATCAAAGACTAAATTAACAGAAAAAATCCTTAAAGCTGCTAAAAACTTGGTGGTTATTGGTTGTTTCTGTATTGGTACCAATCAAGTTGATTTGGAATTTGCTGCCAAATCAGGTATCGCTGTTTTCAACTCtccattttcaaattctagATCAGTTGCTGAATTAGTCATTGCTGAAATCATTACTTTGGCTAGACAATTGGGTGATCGTTCAATCGAATTGCACACTGGTACTTGGAATAAAGTCAGTGCCAAATGTTGGGAAATCAGAGGTAAAACTTTGGGTATTGTAGGTTATGGTCACATTGGTTCCCAATTATCTGTCTTGGCTGAAGCTATGGGTATGAATGTTATCTATTATGATGTCATGACCATTATGTCTTTAGGTAACTCGAAACAAGTTGAAAGTTTGGAcgaattgttgaaaaaagcCGATTTCGTTACTTTGCACGTCCCAGCTACTCCAGAAACCAAGAACTTGTTGAGTGCTCCACAATTTGCCGCTATGAAAGATGGTGCTTACGTTATAAATGCTTCTAGAGGtactgttgttgatatCCCAGCTTTGGTTCAAGCCATGAAAGCCGGAAAAATTGCTGGTGCCGCTTTAGATGTTTACCCTCATGAACCAGCAAAGAATGGTGAAGGTTTATTCAGTGATAGTTTGAATGAATGGGCCAGTGAATTGTGTTCATTGAGAAATGTGATTTTGACTCCACACATTGGTGGTTCTACCGAAGAAGCCCAATCTGCTATTGGTATTGAAGTTGGTAATTCATTGACCAAATACATCAACGAAGGTGCCTCTCAAGGTGCTGTTAACTTCCCAGAAGTTTCATTGAGACCATTAGATTTGGATCAACAAAATGTTGTCAGAGTATTATATATCCATCAAAACGTTCCTGGTGTGTTGAAAACTGTCAACAATATCTTATCCAATCATAACATTGAGAAACAATTCTCCGATTCTCAAGGTGATATTGCTTACTTAATGGCCGATATTTCTGATGTTGATATCAGCGATATACAGTCATTATATGAACAATTAGAACAAACTCCATATAAAATTGCTACTCGTTTGTTGTATTAA
- a CDS encoding uncharacterized protein (Ortholog of C. dubliniensis CD36 : Cd36_11270 and Candida albicans WO-1 : CAWG_00238) produces the protein MQDIIDNQFLLLEFSYLDDEDDGDTGFTTVSHSTSRDSFFDIHGSDFTTSTSSQNNMGDKFKIANNLHSKSQKLAAVIQKWCFKKFYKKSKVKSNASKKISIISKKLDNSNDKFVYFDQSTELERTSNIATEQSKRDNGNVMT, from the coding sequence ATGCAAGATATCATTGATAACCAGTTTCTACTTTTGGAATTCTCATAtttagatgatgaagacgaTGGTGATACAGGATTTACTACAGTCAGTCATTCTACTTCAAGAGATTCATTTTTTGACATTCATGGAAGTGATTTTACTACAAGTACATCAAGTCAAAACAATATGGGAgacaaatttaaaattgcCAACAATCTCCATAGCAAGAGCCAGAAATTAGCCGCCGTAATTCAAAAATGGTGTTTCAAGAAATTCtacaagaaatcaaaagtaAAACTGAATGCAAGTAAGAAAATTCTGATCATCTCAAAAAAGCTTGACAATAGTAATGACaagtttgtttattttgatcAATCAACAGAATTAGAAAGAACTAGCAATATTGCAACTGAACAATCCAAAAGAGATAATGGAAACGTCATGACTTGA